The following proteins are encoded in a genomic region of Cyclonatronum proteinivorum:
- a CDS encoding DUF6794 domain-containing protein, with protein MYAYLSQTLLLTFMITLLTVPVNAQETQHPRTVQQAVITLAEELNEETRQQYREMEEEAFVGYGISLSDLGSTIISRWELGGHNTLSSFFNNQGLHTPTEMAEVILTSLHRYLNGRPMRLHAQIREMRAFWEGEEP; from the coding sequence ATGTACGCATACCTTTCTCAGACGCTGCTGCTCACCTTTATGATTACCCTCCTCACTGTACCGGTAAACGCGCAGGAAACTCAGCATCCCCGTACCGTTCAGCAGGCCGTCATTACCCTGGCCGAAGAACTGAATGAGGAAACCCGGCAGCAGTACCGGGAAATGGAAGAAGAAGCATTTGTGGGATATGGGATCAGTTTATCTGATCTGGGCAGCACAATCATCAGCCGCTGGGAGCTGGGCGGACATAACACGCTGAGCTCGTTTTTCAACAATCAGGGATTGCATACCCCTACGGAAATGGCCGAAGTCATCCTTACCAGCCTGCATCGCTACCTCAACGGACGCCCCATGCGGCTACATGCTCAGATCCGGGAAATGCGGGCATTTTGGGAGGGGGAAGAGCCCTAA
- a CDS encoding CobW family GTP-binding protein, which translates to MSEPSLSSASSAEHHIPLPVTLITGFLGAGKTSLLNKLLTRSDASRIAVIQNEFGEISIDHELVLREEDGIFEMKNGCLCCAVRDDLIRVLETLKTRRQDFDRIIIETTGMADPVPVAQTFFSSIYIQRDFRLDGIITVTDALHLPRQLAETAEARQQLLCADLILLNKTDLAGDAQISENLRLIREINPEAPVVPCTQGNVSPEQLFNISVFHPDRLHGIEDSFDHQPHAHETSEGHEAHPKKHTHTHAPEAVHSAGVSSFSLSLPGEMDLERLDAWLGMLQMLHGGTLYRMKGILNLPDEDRCFIFQAVFSVIQGDFGRRWKPDEARLNRFVFIGRNLNKQLLDEGFRACLVQPETAG; encoded by the coding sequence ATGTCTGAACCATCTCTTTCTTCCGCTTCATCCGCTGAACATCACATACCCTTGCCGGTAACGCTTATTACCGGATTTTTGGGAGCGGGCAAAACGAGCCTGCTCAACAAGCTGCTCACCCGCAGCGACGCAAGCCGGATCGCGGTCATCCAGAACGAATTCGGTGAAATCAGCATCGATCACGAGCTTGTGCTGCGCGAAGAAGACGGCATATTCGAGATGAAAAACGGCTGCCTGTGCTGCGCCGTACGCGATGATTTAATCCGCGTGCTGGAAACCCTCAAAACAAGACGGCAGGATTTCGACCGCATCATCATCGAGACGACCGGTATGGCCGACCCGGTTCCGGTGGCGCAGACTTTTTTCAGCAGCATCTACATTCAGCGGGATTTCCGCCTCGACGGCATCATCACCGTGACCGACGCCCTGCACCTGCCGCGGCAGCTCGCCGAAACTGCGGAGGCGCGGCAACAGCTGCTCTGCGCCGACCTCATCCTCCTTAACAAAACAGATCTGGCAGGAGATGCGCAGATCAGCGAAAATCTCAGACTGATCCGCGAAATCAACCCCGAAGCGCCGGTTGTGCCATGCACGCAAGGGAATGTTTCTCCGGAACAGCTTTTCAACATCTCGGTTTTTCATCCCGACCGGCTGCACGGTATTGAGGACAGCTTCGACCATCAGCCGCACGCGCACGAAACTTCGGAAGGTCACGAAGCCCATCCAAAAAAACACACGCATACCCACGCGCCTGAGGCGGTTCATAGTGCAGGCGTTTCCTCCTTTAGTCTGTCGCTGCCCGGCGAAATGGATCTGGAACGGCTTGATGCCTGGCTGGGCATGCTCCAAATGCTGCACGGCGGCACGCTCTACCGCATGAAAGGCATCCTCAACCTGCCCGATGAAGACCGCTGTTTTATCTTTCAGGCCGTGTTCAGCGTCATTCAGGGCGACTTCGGACGCCGCTGGAAGCCGGATGAAGCGCGCCTCAACCGCTTTGTGTTCATCGGGCGTAACCTGAACAAGCAACTGCTCGATGAAGGCTTCCGGGCCTGCCTCGTACAGCCGGAGACGGCCGGCTGA
- the trhO gene encoding oxygen-dependent tRNA uridine(34) hydroxylase TrhO, with the protein MFPVLLYYNFKPIADPQAFLQRQRDFCKVHGLLGRIYVSEEGINGTVSGSQEASEAYKQMLRAEPGFADTEFKEDEANTVPFARLSVKLRPEIVTIKSPIPLDPTTEGGRHLSPQEWKAIMESGDDYVIIDARNNYESKVGHFEGAILPDLKNFYDFPQWVDETAEQEIPKDKKVLMYCTGGIRCEKFSVLMKKKGWLDVNQLHGGILNYAKETGGVHFRGKCFVFDDRLVVPVNPEDEEPIAHCEITGVPADTYLNCANMECNRLFVCSEEGARLMEGACCETCKNQPYKRPFSPENAFAPFRKWYKYFGEDFKVRETGGCS; encoded by the coding sequence ATGTTCCCCGTATTACTGTATTACAACTTCAAGCCCATCGCTGACCCGCAGGCTTTCCTGCAGCGGCAGCGCGATTTCTGCAAAGTTCACGGCCTGCTCGGCCGCATTTATGTTTCCGAGGAGGGCATCAACGGCACGGTCTCAGGTTCGCAGGAAGCTTCCGAAGCCTACAAGCAAATGCTTCGCGCCGAGCCCGGTTTTGCGGATACAGAGTTCAAGGAAGACGAAGCCAACACCGTGCCTTTTGCACGCCTAAGCGTGAAACTGCGTCCCGAAATCGTGACCATCAAGAGTCCGATTCCGCTTGATCCGACAACGGAAGGCGGGCGGCATCTTAGCCCGCAGGAGTGGAAAGCCATTATGGAATCCGGCGATGATTACGTGATTATCGACGCCCGCAACAACTACGAGAGCAAGGTCGGGCACTTCGAAGGCGCCATACTGCCGGACCTCAAAAACTTCTATGATTTCCCGCAGTGGGTGGACGAAACGGCTGAGCAGGAAATCCCAAAAGACAAAAAAGTGCTGATGTACTGCACCGGCGGCATCCGCTGCGAGAAGTTTTCGGTGCTGATGAAAAAGAAGGGCTGGCTGGATGTAAATCAACTGCACGGCGGCATCCTCAACTATGCCAAAGAAACCGGCGGCGTGCATTTTCGGGGGAAGTGCTTCGTGTTCGATGACCGGCTCGTGGTGCCCGTAAATCCGGAAGATGAAGAGCCCATCGCGCACTGCGAAATCACCGGCGTACCGGCTGATACCTACCTCAACTGTGCCAATATGGAGTGCAACCGCCTGTTTGTGTGCAGCGAAGAAGGCGCGCGGCTGATGGAAGGCGCCTGCTGCGAAACCTGCAAAAATCAGCCGTACAAGCGCCCTTTCAGCCCCGAAAACGCCTTTGCGCCCTTCCGGAAATGGTACAAATATTTCGGTGAAGACTTCAAAGTCCGCGAAACCGGCGGGTGCAGTTAG
- a CDS encoding pseudouridine synthase, whose amino-acid sequence MRPSGNGTNISVKTSKSAKPAGAVRVMREALPVPAGASCPVRIQQPYAHTYAFRVKPADAGKNLLSFLCERFPFRDETGWRLRIADGRVQLNQFPADPIQLLCTGDIIQHTNLHVTEPSVPDSVRIVAESPDFLLVEKPAPMPVHPGGRYNRNCLTEILKENGYAELHLIHRLDAVTSGLMLLGKNPDFSREASALFRSGGVEKMYYARVQGLPDWEETSCDQPIGRAKGFRFACLPEGKPARSVFRVMTRGSANSIVACEPVTGRTHQLRLHLAWLGHPVSDDLVYQPGNAHRLQNRAICLHSAHLRIPALAVDGSLPVPSDWYENL is encoded by the coding sequence TTGCGCCCTTCCGGAAATGGTACAAATATTTCGGTGAAGACTTCAAAGTCCGCGAAACCGGCGGGTGCAGTTAGGGTGATGCGCGAAGCGCTGCCGGTACCTGCCGGAGCCAGCTGTCCTGTCCGGATTCAGCAGCCCTACGCGCACACCTACGCGTTTCGCGTGAAGCCTGCCGATGCCGGGAAAAATCTCCTCAGCTTTTTATGTGAGCGCTTCCCTTTTCGGGACGAAACCGGCTGGCGGCTGCGCATCGCCGACGGTCGCGTGCAGCTGAACCAATTTCCCGCCGACCCGATTCAGCTGCTCTGCACCGGTGATATCATTCAGCACACCAACCTGCACGTCACGGAACCTTCCGTACCCGATTCGGTACGCATTGTCGCAGAATCCCCGGACTTCCTCCTCGTCGAAAAGCCCGCCCCCATGCCCGTTCACCCCGGCGGACGCTACAACCGGAACTGCCTCACCGAAATCCTCAAAGAAAACGGCTACGCGGAGCTGCACCTCATTCACCGGCTTGACGCAGTCACCTCCGGCCTGATGCTGCTTGGGAAAAACCCCGATTTCAGCCGCGAAGCCTCAGCGCTGTTCCGCTCCGGCGGTGTGGAAAAAATGTACTATGCGCGGGTTCAGGGTCTGCCGGACTGGGAGGAAACAAGCTGTGATCAGCCGATTGGCCGGGCGAAGGGGTTCCGCTTTGCGTGTCTGCCGGAGGGTAAACCGGCACGATCCGTTTTTCGGGTGATGACGCGGGGCTCGGCCAACAGCATTGTGGCCTGCGAGCCGGTTACGGGACGTACGCATCAGCTGCGGCTGCACCTTGCCTGGCTGGGACATCCGGTTTCCGACGACCTCGTCTATCAGCCCGGCAACGCGCACCGGCTGCAAAACCGGGCCATTTGCCTGCACAGCGCGCACCTCCGCATTCCTGCGCTTGCTGTTGATGGCAGTCTGCCCGTACCTTCAGACTGGTATGAAAATCTCTGA
- a CDS encoding fasciclin domain-containing protein: protein MSNLKILILFVAFGLFLKACDSSSSTSPIDPEEPNIVEVAAANEQFSTLVSALQDADLVGALEGAGPFTVFAPTNDAFAGLPDGTLESLTSEQLTDILTYHVITAEVPSTALQPTQTVTALNDQELFITAENGNVTVNGNAGVITADITASNGIIHAVNQVLLPDAFGTIVDNAQKRYFLSTLVSAVVDAGLAPTLSDAEAEFTVFAPTNEAFDAIADVLPTLTPEELTNVLLYHVLDTSVLSSDLQGEQTVPTLAGSDITVTVTDGTVQINDAATVISADNVGTNGVIHVIDTVLIPGAQDNTIPGIAAGNPDFSTLVDALGQAGLIDALSGEGPFTVFAPTNDAFESLPEGTLESLTLDQLTGILTYHAIAAAVASGDLEPEQTVATLGGEPIFITFDGTNVTVNGTATVTIADIEASNGFIHAIDGVLLPDIFGSVVDNAIKRYYLSTLVGAVIDADLVTALSDEDANFTVFAPTNDAFDAIADILPTLTPEQVTEVLLYHVLDTRVLSGDITGEAEVPTLNGQSVTVNVVNGNVVINEDATVTEADVDGTNGVIHVIDAVLIPEL, encoded by the coding sequence ATGAGTAATCTTAAAATTTTGATTCTATTTGTTGCTTTCGGCCTTTTTCTGAAAGCCTGCGACAGCAGCAGTTCAACCTCTCCCATTGATCCGGAAGAGCCAAATATTGTAGAAGTCGCGGCGGCCAATGAGCAGTTCTCAACACTTGTTTCCGCCCTTCAGGATGCTGACCTTGTCGGTGCACTCGAAGGTGCAGGACCTTTTACCGTATTTGCGCCAACCAATGATGCATTTGCAGGACTACCCGATGGCACGCTCGAAAGTCTGACATCGGAGCAGCTCACTGATATTCTGACATATCATGTGATTACCGCTGAAGTACCTTCAACTGCATTGCAGCCAACACAAACCGTAACGGCTTTGAATGATCAGGAGCTGTTCATCACCGCTGAGAATGGAAACGTAACGGTTAACGGCAACGCGGGTGTAATCACCGCTGACATTACCGCTTCCAACGGCATAATCCATGCGGTAAATCAGGTATTGCTGCCCGATGCTTTTGGCACCATCGTTGATAATGCGCAAAAGCGTTACTTCCTGAGCACTCTGGTTTCAGCTGTTGTGGATGCCGGCCTTGCCCCAACACTCTCCGATGCTGAAGCCGAGTTTACCGTATTCGCACCAACCAATGAAGCATTTGATGCCATTGCAGACGTTCTGCCGACCCTCACACCTGAAGAACTCACCAATGTGCTGCTCTATCACGTACTTGACACAAGCGTGCTTTCATCAGATCTGCAGGGTGAGCAGACTGTTCCAACCCTTGCTGGTTCCGACATCACAGTAACCGTCACCGACGGTACCGTGCAGATTAATGATGCAGCAACGGTAATCTCAGCTGACAATGTGGGAACAAATGGCGTTATCCACGTTATCGATACAGTCCTGATTCCGGGTGCACAAGACAACACCATCCCCGGAATCGCCGCTGGTAATCCTGATTTCTCTACACTGGTAGATGCGCTTGGTCAGGCTGGTTTGATTGACGCACTTTCCGGTGAAGGGCCATTCACCGTCTTTGCACCCACAAATGATGCGTTCGAAAGTCTTCCTGAAGGTACGCTTGAAAGCCTGACTCTTGATCAGCTCACCGGTATTCTGACCTATCACGCAATTGCAGCAGCCGTCGCTTCAGGAGATCTTGAGCCTGAGCAAACCGTTGCAACCCTGGGTGGCGAGCCGATTTTCATCACTTTTGACGGCACCAATGTTACCGTGAATGGTACGGCAACCGTAACCATTGCTGATATCGAAGCTTCAAACGGCTTTATTCATGCCATTGACGGTGTGTTACTCCCCGACATATTTGGGAGCGTGGTTGATAATGCCATCAAGCGTTACTACCTGTCTACCCTTGTGGGTGCCGTAATTGACGCTGATCTTGTGACCGCCTTGAGCGACGAAGATGCGAACTTTACGGTATTCGCACCAACAAATGACGCTTTTGACGCAATCGCTGATATCCTGCCAACCCTTACCCCTGAGCAGGTAACCGAAGTACTCCTCTATCACGTACTGGACACCCGCGTACTCTCCGGCGATATCACCGGCGAAGCAGAAGTGCCGACCCTCAATGGCCAGAGTGTAACTGTGAATGTAGTGAACGGCAATGTCGTCATTAACGAAGACGCAACCGTTACAGAAGCCGACGTTGACGGTACCAACGGCGTAATTCACGTTATCGATGCAGTGTTGATTCCGGAGCTGTAA
- a CDS encoding fasciclin domain-containing protein, with product MSKIKILILVIAFGLFLKACGADDQTPAADTTADAVEPSIVEIAVANEEFSTLVSALQSAELVAALEGEGPFTVFAPTNDAFAAIAEVVETLTPEQLTNVLLYHVLDTRVLSGDITDGIEVPTLLEGQNLTVNVVDGNVVINGNATVIAADVEGRNGVIHVIDAVLVPEL from the coding sequence ATGAGCAAAATTAAAATTCTGATTCTTGTAATCGCTTTCGGCCTGTTTCTAAAAGCGTGTGGAGCTGATGATCAAACCCCCGCCGCTGATACCACAGCCGATGCCGTAGAGCCATCCATCGTTGAGATTGCTGTGGCCAATGAGGAGTTCTCTACACTTGTTTCAGCACTTCAGAGCGCTGAGCTTGTAGCTGCCCTTGAAGGCGAAGGTCCTTTCACCGTATTTGCACCCACCAATGATGCTTTCGCGGCCATCGCTGAGGTCGTGGAAACCCTCACACCTGAGCAGCTTACCAACGTGCTCCTCTACCACGTACTTGATACCCGTGTCCTTTCCGGGGACATCACCGACGGTATTGAAGTCCCAACCCTGCTCGAAGGTCAGAACTTAACTGTCAATGTGGTAGACGGCAATGTCGTTATTAACGGCAACGCTACCGTTATCGCCGCCGATGTAGAAGGCAGAAATGGTGTAATCCATGTGATAGACGCAGTTCTCGTTCCGGAACTCTAA
- a CDS encoding acetyl-CoA hydrolase/transferase family protein produces the protein MKIVQNPLEAVAGIKSNDRVFIQAAVAAPQHLVNAMSARASELRNVEIISLHTDGEAPYAAPEMADSFHINALFVGGNVRRAIREGRGDYIPVFLSEIPGLFTKNILPLDVALIQVSPPDKHGYCSLGTSVDVTPAAVQSAKLIIAQINPKMPRTHGDGLIHKSAIHYAIEVDEYLISHEPGVPNDQEAKIGQYVADLVEDGATLQMGIGAIPNAVLAALTNHKNLGIHTEMFSDGVIPLVESGVIDNSKKRVHPGKIVSGFVMGTQKLYDFIDDNPLVAMLNIAYVNDTGVIRKNPKVTAINSAIEIDLTGQVCADSIGMYQYSGVGGQMDFIRGASKSEGGKPIIALPSVTAKGISRITPFLKQGAGVVTTRAHVHYVVTEFGVAYLYGKNMRQRAQALISIAHPDHREALEQAASERFNTLITV, from the coding sequence ATGAAAATTGTTCAAAACCCGCTTGAGGCGGTTGCCGGCATCAAATCGAATGACCGGGTCTTTATACAGGCGGCAGTTGCTGCACCGCAGCACCTTGTAAACGCCATGTCAGCGCGGGCATCCGAGCTGCGCAATGTTGAAATCATCAGCCTGCATACCGACGGCGAAGCACCTTACGCGGCGCCTGAAATGGCTGACAGCTTTCATATCAATGCGCTTTTTGTCGGCGGAAACGTACGCCGTGCGATCCGCGAAGGCCGCGGCGATTATATTCCGGTCTTCCTGAGCGAAATCCCGGGATTGTTCACCAAAAACATTCTCCCGCTTGATGTTGCCCTGATTCAGGTTTCCCCGCCGGACAAGCACGGCTACTGTTCGCTCGGCACTTCGGTAGATGTCACCCCGGCAGCCGTTCAAAGTGCGAAGCTCATCATCGCGCAGATTAACCCCAAAATGCCGCGCACGCACGGCGACGGTCTCATCCATAAATCGGCGATTCACTACGCCATCGAGGTTGACGAGTATCTCATCAGTCACGAACCGGGCGTACCCAACGATCAGGAAGCAAAAATCGGTCAGTATGTCGCTGATCTTGTAGAAGACGGCGCAACGCTGCAAATGGGCATAGGCGCAATCCCAAATGCGGTACTTGCTGCACTGACCAATCATAAAAATCTGGGCATTCACACCGAGATGTTTTCTGATGGCGTGATTCCGCTGGTAGAAAGCGGCGTAATCGACAACAGCAAAAAGCGTGTACACCCCGGCAAGATTGTGAGCGGCTTTGTGATGGGTACCCAAAAACTCTACGATTTTATTGATGACAACCCGCTTGTGGCCATGCTCAACATCGCCTATGTGAATGATACCGGCGTAATCCGGAAGAACCCGAAGGTCACGGCCATCAACAGCGCCATCGAAATTGACCTAACCGGTCAGGTTTGTGCCGATTCAATCGGTATGTATCAGTACAGCGGTGTGGGCGGACAGATGGATTTCATCCGCGGGGCTTCAAAATCCGAAGGCGGGAAACCGATTATTGCACTGCCGTCGGTCACAGCAAAAGGCATTAGCAGAATCACCCCGTTTCTGAAGCAAGGTGCCGGTGTCGTTACCACCCGTGCGCACGTGCACTACGTGGTGACCGAGTTTGGCGTTGCTTATCTCTACGGCAAAAACATGCGTCAGCGGGCACAGGCGCTGATCAGTATCGCCCACCCGGATCACCGTGAAGCGCTCGAGCAGGCAGCCTCCGAACGGTTTAACACGCTGATTACGGTGTGA
- a CDS encoding NRAMP family divalent metal transporter, whose protein sequence is MAGAAVGVSHLVQATRAGADYGFAILWVLLLAVISKYPFLEFGPRFAAATGSHLISGYRRMSAVAFWIYVGMTAGTMFIITAAVTIVTAGLAEQLFAMGWTNFGWSALIFGICALLLWFGRYPGLDTSMKVIITLLTLLTLAAVLIAFGAGAGTEAARTESPSYWNAAGIAFIIAFMGWMPIPLDAAVWHSIWTGERSKQTGNRPTVREARYDFDIGYGAAALIGLLFFLLGTLVMFGSGVPFAAGSVAFSAQIVDLYSQTLGSWSAPLISVAAFVTMLSTTLAVTDAYPRVLSELWAEVSAEGGESAMRLKVYRIGLLVVPLAALGVLYFTADAFTLLVDFAASLSFIAAPVLAWFNYRLITGDQVPPEAQPSRGYRIFSLCCLAFLVVFTLIWFYWRFFS, encoded by the coding sequence ATGGCCGGTGCAGCTGTCGGGGTTTCGCATTTGGTTCAGGCAACCCGCGCGGGTGCCGATTACGGATTTGCCATCCTTTGGGTGCTGCTGCTTGCTGTCATTAGCAAATACCCTTTTTTGGAATTCGGCCCCCGTTTCGCTGCGGCTACCGGGTCGCACCTGATATCCGGCTACCGGCGCATGAGCGCTGTTGCATTTTGGATTTATGTGGGGATGACAGCCGGTACCATGTTCATTATTACGGCGGCGGTAACCATCGTAACTGCCGGACTTGCGGAACAGCTGTTTGCGATGGGCTGGACTAACTTTGGCTGGAGTGCCCTAATCTTCGGGATCTGCGCTCTTCTGCTCTGGTTTGGCCGATACCCCGGCCTTGATACATCCATGAAGGTCATCATCACCCTGCTCACCTTGCTGACCCTTGCCGCCGTGCTGATTGCATTTGGGGCCGGTGCGGGGACGGAAGCTGCAAGAACGGAGTCGCCTTCTTACTGGAATGCCGCGGGCATAGCGTTTATCATTGCATTTATGGGATGGATGCCGATTCCGCTTGATGCGGCGGTATGGCACTCCATCTGGACAGGCGAGCGCAGCAAACAGACCGGAAACAGGCCAACGGTTCGGGAAGCGCGCTATGATTTCGACATTGGCTATGGCGCTGCGGCCCTGATTGGTCTGCTGTTTTTCCTGCTGGGGACGCTGGTAATGTTTGGAAGCGGGGTTCCTTTCGCGGCCGGCAGCGTCGCATTCTCGGCACAGATTGTTGACCTTTACAGCCAAACCCTGGGCAGCTGGAGCGCCCCGCTCATATCGGTAGCCGCTTTTGTCACCATGCTGAGTACAACCCTTGCCGTTACTGACGCCTATCCGCGGGTACTCTCTGAGCTTTGGGCCGAGGTTTCCGCGGAGGGCGGGGAGTCGGCCATGCGGCTGAAGGTGTACCGTATCGGGCTGCTTGTGGTGCCGCTTGCCGCCCTTGGGGTACTGTATTTCACCGCTGATGCCTTTACGCTGCTGGTGGATTTCGCTGCAAGCCTTTCCTTTATTGCAGCTCCGGTCCTGGCCTGGTTCAACTACCGCCTGATTACCGGCGATCAGGTACCGCCTGAGGCGCAGCCATCGCGAGGGTACCGCATCTTTAGTCTTTGCTGTCTCGCGTTTTTGGTTGTTTTTACGCTGATTTGGTTTTACTGGCGGTTTTTTAGCTGA
- a CDS encoding DUF2911 domain-containing protein has protein sequence MKTIVLFAVSLLLVTIALPDVKAQSLPEPRQSPIGLSRTMLGDTYVKVIYGRPYVRERQIFGSLVPFGEVWRTGANESTEITLTGDVYFDSMPLPAGTYSMFTIPGPDEWVVILNKQLGLWGSYAYNASYDVLRTRVPVNQNDEKSEIFTISLDNKNDETAMLIFQWDTTRVELPIRK, from the coding sequence ATGAAAACTATTGTACTATTTGCTGTTAGCCTGTTGCTTGTAACTATTGCCCTTCCCGATGTAAAGGCACAATCCCTCCCTGAACCGCGCCAAAGTCCGATCGGCCTCAGCCGAACCATGCTGGGCGACACTTATGTGAAGGTCATCTACGGACGCCCCTATGTAAGGGAACGTCAGATATTCGGATCCCTCGTGCCGTTTGGTGAAGTCTGGCGGACCGGAGCCAATGAATCGACTGAAATTACGCTCACTGGTGATGTTTACTTCGACAGCATGCCGCTCCCGGCTGGTACCTATTCCATGTTTACCATACCCGGCCCTGATGAGTGGGTTGTCATCCTAAATAAACAGCTTGGACTGTGGGGATCATACGCCTACAATGCGAGCTACGATGTGCTGAGAACAAGGGTGCCGGTAAACCAAAATGATGAGAAATCTGAAATCTTCACCATCTCACTCGATAATAAAAATGATGAGACGGCCATGCTAATTTTCCAATGGGATACCACACGTGTTGAGCTTCCGATCCGGAAATAA
- a CDS encoding DEAD/DEAH box helicase has translation MSVQTFAELGLSDDVLESLQKMGFEAPTAIQAQTIPLLLNGHDVLGQAQTGTGKTAAFAIPAIEKTDASLNEVQVLIQCPTRELAIQVTGEIQKLSSYTGGLRVVPVYGGQHISHQIKAINRGAQIVVGTPGRTIDHLKRGTLKLNHLSMVIFDEADEMLNMGFREDMEEILTYKDQARRVQMLMFSATVPKPIREIMKRFMVDPVSITIERSPVTTPDIRQYVVEVRDSVRVEGIARLMDVNNYKLGLIFCNTKVATEEVSQQLQSRGYSSEILNGDLSQGQRDKVMHKFRSGYIDLLIATDVAARGIDVDDVDVVFNYDIPQDPEQYVHRIGRTGRAGKSGTAYTFASGRRMRSIKFIERITKSAIESVRMPSLKDVKESRMTLQLTELGEVLAKGGLKPYIEQVEALSEISYSSVEIAAALLKMRMETLEKNRSDFNEDTDFSPEPDYREDRKFKKGKKNRDKGRKKGKGDFVDSRDDSNMQTLRFNVGRSDKVRPGDLVGAIAGESGIPGYTIGHIDIQSNFSFVDVPSDKVSLIIDKMGKAQIRKKKLKVKPA, from the coding sequence ATGTCAGTCCAAACTTTTGCTGAGCTTGGTCTCAGTGATGACGTGCTTGAAAGTCTTCAGAAAATGGGGTTTGAAGCCCCCACTGCAATTCAGGCACAAACCATTCCCCTTTTACTCAACGGGCACGATGTGCTCGGTCAGGCACAGACCGGTACCGGTAAAACCGCCGCTTTTGCCATCCCTGCCATTGAAAAAACAGACGCTTCCCTGAATGAAGTTCAGGTATTGATTCAGTGTCCGACCCGTGAGCTTGCCATTCAGGTTACCGGCGAAATTCAGAAATTGTCTTCCTATACCGGCGGCCTGAGGGTTGTACCGGTATATGGCGGTCAGCACATCTCCCATCAGATTAAAGCCATCAACCGAGGCGCACAAATTGTAGTAGGCACACCGGGCCGCACTATTGATCACCTTAAACGGGGTACGCTCAAGCTGAATCATCTCAGCATGGTCATCTTTGATGAGGCCGACGAAATGCTGAATATGGGTTTCCGTGAAGATATGGAGGAAATTCTCACCTACAAGGATCAGGCACGTCGCGTGCAGATGCTTATGTTTTCGGCTACGGTACCCAAGCCGATACGCGAAATTATGAAGCGCTTTATGGTTGATCCGGTGAGTATCACCATTGAACGCTCACCAGTCACGACGCCTGATATCCGGCAGTACGTGGTTGAAGTGCGCGATTCTGTGCGTGTTGAGGGTATCGCCCGGCTGATGGATGTGAACAACTATAAGCTCGGCCTTATTTTCTGCAACACCAAAGTTGCAACGGAAGAAGTTTCGCAACAGCTGCAGTCCCGAGGGTATTCGAGTGAGATTCTCAACGGCGATCTTTCGCAGGGGCAGCGCGATAAGGTAATGCATAAGTTCAGGAGCGGATATATCGATTTGCTGATCGCAACCGATGTTGCCGCCCGCGGTATTGATGTGGATGATGTGGATGTGGTCTTTAACTACGATATCCCGCAGGATCCCGAACAGTATGTGCACCGTATCGGCCGCACGGGCCGCGCCGGGAAGTCTGGTACGGCCTATACTTTTGCTTCAGGCCGGCGCATGCGCAGCATTAAGTTCATCGAACGTATCACCAAGAGTGCGATTGAATCCGTGCGTATGCCGTCCCTGAAAGATGTGAAAGAATCACGCATGACCCTTCAGCTTACTGAGCTGGGTGAAGTGCTTGCGAAGGGAGGGCTCAAGCCCTATATCGAACAGGTTGAAGCACTGAGTGAAATTAGTTATTCATCTGTTGAAATTGCGGCTGCATTGCTGAAGATGCGGATGGAAACGCTGGAAAAAAACCGCTCAGATTTTAATGAAGACACCGACTTCTCTCCGGAGCCGGATTACCGGGAAGACCGTAAATTCAAAAAAGGGAAGAAAAACCGCGATAAAGGCCGCAAGAAAGGAAAAGGGGATTTCGTAGATTCCCGCGACGATTCCAATATGCAAACCCTTCGCTTTAATGTGGGGCGTAGTGACAAGGTTCGTCCGGGTGACCTGGTAGGTGCCATTGCCGGAGAATCCGGTATTCCGGGATACACCATTGGTCACATTGACATTCAAAGTAATTTCTCTTTTGTGGATGTACCTTCCGATAAGGTTTCGCTTATCATTGATAAAATGGGGAAAGCGCAAATCCGGAAAAAGAAGCTGAAAGTGAAACCGGCCTGA